Within the Pseudomonas oryzae genome, the region GGAATGGCCAGCGAGGCCACGGCCAGGCCGACGGCTGAAGCCAGCAGGCGCTGGGGTTGACGGGACGAAGCCTTGATGAATGCACGCATGAGAATCTCTCCCTGTACTTAATGGGATGCGATTCTATTTGAGAAATACTATCAGTAAAGATCAGGACAAGGTCTTTACGTTTTCTTTACATTCGCACCGGAACCCTCCGCCAGGCAGAAACGACAGACCCCGCCGGAGCGGGGTCTGTCGTGCGGTTCGGGATGCCGGGAAGGGCGTCAATCAGTCCAGGTAGTAGGCCTTCAGCGGCGGGAAGCCGTTGAACTCCACAGCGCTGTAGCTGGTGGTGTAGGCGCCGGTGGACAGCCAGTACAGGCGGTCGCCGCTGGCCAGGTTCAGGGGCAGGCCGTACTTGTAGTGCTCGTACATGATGTCGGCGCTGTCGCAGGTCGGGCCGGCGATCACCACCTCTTCCATCTCGCCCTTCTTCTCGGTCCAGATCGGGAACTTGATGGACTCGTCCATGGTTTCGATCAGGCCGGAGAACTTGCCGACGTCGGTGAACACCCAGCGCTCCACGGCGGTGCGCGACTTGCGCGCCACCAGCACCACTTCGCTGACCAGGATGCCGGCGTTGGCGATCAGCGAGCGGCCCGGCTCGAGGATGATTTCCGGCAGCTCGTCGCCGAAGTCTTCCTTGAGGAAGCGGATGATTTCCTCGGCGTAGGTTTCCAGGCTGTTGGTCTTGGCGATGTAGTTGGCCGGGAAGCCGCCGCCCATGTTGATCATCTTCAGCTCGATGCCGTCTTCTTCCTTGAGGCGCTCGAAGATCACCTTGACCTTGGCGATGGCGGCGTCCCACACGGAGATGTCGCGCTGCTGGCTGCCGACGTGGAAGGACACACCGTAGGGCACCAGGCCGAGGTCACGGGCGAGGATCAGCAGATCCATGGCCATGTCGCTCTGGCAGCCGAACTTGCGCGACAGCGGCCAGTCGGCGGTGGTGGAACCCTCGGTGAGGATGCGCACGTAGACCTTGGCGCCCGGGGCGGCCTTGGCGATGTTGCGCAGGTCGGCCTCGGAGTCGGTGGCGAACAGGCGCACGCCCTTGTCGTAGAAGTAGCGGATGTCGCGGGCTTTCTTGATGGTGTTGCCGTAGCTGATGCGCTCCGGGCCGACACCCTGGGCCATCACCTTGTCCAGCTCGTAGATCGAGGCGATGTCGAAGTTGGAACCCTTGTCCTTGAGCAGGTCGATGATCTCGACCGCCGGGTTGGCCTTGACCGCGTAGTAGGTCTTGGCGAACGGGAAGCAGCTGCCCAGCTGATCATAGGCGCGGGAAATGGTGGGCAGATCAATCACCACGAAGGGAGTGTCTTTCTGGTCGGCGAGCGCCTTCATCTTCTTGAAGGTGTCGCGATCGAAATAGTCTTCAACCTTGATGGACATGCATGGGCTCCAAAATGGCAAAACAAACGACAAGTGAATGTGGTGGAGTGGCCCGTGGGCCGCGAACGCCTGATCAGTTTCCCCACTTTGGTTCGCCTACTTCCCAAGGCATGTCGCCGAAAGCAAAAAGGTCAACCGGCGGGCAGGTTGACCTTGCTGTCTCGTCGTCAGTACTTGAGCCGGATGGATCGTTTCCAGCATGAGCGTTCGGGCGCGAACTTTAGGACCATGGGGGGGCAAGATCAA harbors:
- a CDS encoding type III PLP-dependent enzyme, translating into MSIKVEDYFDRDTFKKMKALADQKDTPFVVIDLPTISRAYDQLGSCFPFAKTYYAVKANPAVEIIDLLKDKGSNFDIASIYELDKVMAQGVGPERISYGNTIKKARDIRYFYDKGVRLFATDSEADLRNIAKAAPGAKVYVRILTEGSTTADWPLSRKFGCQSDMAMDLLILARDLGLVPYGVSFHVGSQQRDISVWDAAIAKVKVIFERLKEEDGIELKMINMGGGFPANYIAKTNSLETYAEEIIRFLKEDFGDELPEIILEPGRSLIANAGILVSEVVLVARKSRTAVERWVFTDVGKFSGLIETMDESIKFPIWTEKKGEMEEVVIAGPTCDSADIMYEHYKYGLPLNLASGDRLYWLSTGAYTTSYSAVEFNGFPPLKAYYLD